In Rissa tridactyla isolate bRisTri1 chromosome 8, bRisTri1.patW.cur.20221130, whole genome shotgun sequence, one genomic interval encodes:
- the NDUFAB1 gene encoding acyl carrier protein, mitochondrial translates to MAARVLSACVRRLLPRPPPAAPRPAALGTLCPRRPPAPAPPLPQLLAQVPRAAWPPCRRFSDLPPLTLADIKDRVLYVLKLYDKIDPEKLTAESHFMKDLGLDSLDQVEIIMAMEDEFGFEIPDGDAEKLMCPQEIVDYIADKKDVYE, encoded by the exons ATGGCGGCCCGTGTCCTCTCGGCCTGCgtccgccgcctcctgccccggccgccccccgccgccccgcggcccgccgCGCTCGGCACCCTCTGCCCCCGCCgaccgccggccccggccccgccgctgccgcagCTGCTGGCGCAG GTGCCGCGGGCGGCCTGGCCGCCGTGCCGCCGGTTCTCCGACCTGCCGCCCCTGACCTTGGCGGACATCAAGGACCGCGTCCTCTACGTCCTCAAGCTGTACGACAAGATCGACCCGGAGAAG CTCACAGCTGAGTCCCACTTCATGAAAGACCTGGGTTTGGACAGTTTGGACCAAGTGGAAATTATCATGGCTATGGAAGACGAATTTG GATTTGAAATTCCTGATGGAGATGCAGAAAAGTTAATGTGTCCACAAGAGATTGTAGATTACATTGCAGACAAGAAGGATGTTTATGAATAA
- the LOC128913489 gene encoding mucin-2-like, whose protein sequence is MERLRLPRLLAAAVIVECCARLCPGLGGGMGSALGTAVPCAHPGTAAGERCQTDPERGAGTGRAPMPEAAGQLRTEAELLPFPGTPVRTAEPRSPQGSPAGPQADGEGTGPTVWGGAATERPRPLLSGGTTEQAAAGSKWPSPASLGVTSVGATAPMEPDAAPTTRYPPGTDPVGNVTVEGATTSQGTPSYSPSSTTVLGSARGQRGSPSTLLGWTPMGTALVQSQRGSHGPLFPELLAGEGLGATIPLGDSSPGTHSSITLATDSPVPGTTGTSPFSGGLQRLLTPTGPLAGTPGPAERWVSDSRPWHRMDVSWQGPRSPPHPSPSSLAAGGRGGPVAGTAQPAMGTDPTSLPAAGKGSSLLVPTTMAGTPGMTSPSQGGALDLTTRVLGPPEKEGPSEYSHVPLDQTRRLPVVSGQPPTSMAPGTSAVAQSRVPHTSTGSPRVPPSPRPAPIGGSAVPMLPTPQPSPGTGWGVLGLGPTAGTPPGDPSPRVGLRHAGSGGDPAETPQIRGGTLVGVGDAGPWAATAQLSWQPGSLAPPSASGPPRLSALSQPASSLEPTTTIGVTTTIGVTTTAVTATTTITAATASPALLRDVGTVTLEPGAAVLQSDVTGLTWGSTMKPGHPQQPTNPSGTLGHGGGPGSPPAAADTDLVQPSSSPGGWPDADTPQVTPAATGRAPQVFIVEDQPPLLRASLLRIPCELVLDMGFIPALQDPGSREHRDLLHSFNRTVAPLFMSVPGFLRLEVTGIREGSVVLEYDAVLAAERVPAAGLGALLDAALGSGRAGLAVGSAPVLRNVARERPLDPCAALFACRAGFACVAGADGNATCTSLCHRGYCKNHGICAHPRDRGPLCQCPVGSDFWFMGLRCDYRVTQQSLLGAAAGVLLSILLLAAVLAAVAIRRFKALLLEARADQTRSSYRRFCRLDDVSAQYWSRSWLPSASSLDNPAFSNSEELLHLQILDNGCCSCREDSGITDSAKEPPAPPAHPMCRPSFHYDWDTSSSSMNDPMVDSGKASDISVSSWPMEPIQWTPFPLLHQLSRQRPHKARRPRSYCEGMELVNLERSWTA, encoded by the exons ATGGAGCGGCTCCGGCTCCCGCGGCTCCTGGCCGCCGCAG TGATCGTGGAGTGCTGTGCACGGCTCTGCCCCGGTCTCGGCGGTGGGATGGGCTCCGCGCTGGGCACTGCTGTCCCCTGCGCCCACCCAGGGACCGCAGCGGGGGAGCGCTGCCAGACAG ATCCGGAGCGAGGAGCTGGCACGGGGCGGGCACCGATGCCGGAGGCCGCAGGGCAGCTGCGGACagaagctgagctgctgccctTCCCTGGGACCCCCGTCAGGACtgctgagccccgcagcccccaggggagCCCTGCAGGCCCCCAGGCAGATGGGGAGGGCACAGGGCCCACGGTGTGGGGTGGAGCAGCCACCGAGCGTCCAAGGCCCCTGTTATCTGGAGGCACGActgagcaggcagctgcaggcagcaagtGGCCATCTCCAGCCAGCCTGGGGGTGACCAGTGTGGGGGCCACAGCCCCCATGGAACCAGATGCAGCTCCTACCACTAGATACCCCCCCGGGACTGACCCTGTAGGAAATGTGACGGTGGAAGGTGCCACAACCTCGCAGGGGACCCCGTCGTATTCACCATCCTCGACAACGGTGCTCGGCTCTGCCAGGGGACAGCGGggatcccccagcaccctgctgggATGGACCCCCATGGGGACAGCACTTGTGCAGAGCCAGAGGGGCTCACATGGCCCCTTGTTCCCGGAGCTGTTGGCTGGGGAGGGCCTGGGAGCCACCATCCCGCTGGGTGACAGCAGCCCAGGGACACACTCAAGCATCACGCTGGCCACAGACAGTCCAGTGCCAGGGACAACTGGGACATCACCCTTttcaggggggctgcagaggctgCTGACTCCTACAGGGCCACTGGCGGGGACACCGGGGCCAGCAGAAAGATGGGTCTCTGACTCCCGCCCGTGGCATAGGATGGATGTTTCCTGGCAGGGTCCTCGTTCTCCCCCTCACCCCTCTCCATCATCCCTGGCGGCTGGTGGCCGTGGGGGCCCTGTGGccggcacagcccagccagccaTGGGGACAGACCCAACCTCGCTCCCTGCCGCAGGCAAGGGGTCGAGTCTGCTTGTCCCCACCACCATGGCTGGCACCCCAGGGATGACATCCCCCAGCCAGGGGGGAGCCCTGGATCTGACCACCCGGGTCTTAGGGCCACCCGAGAAGGAGGGTCCCTCTGAGTACAGCCACGTCCCCCTGGACCAGACCAGGCGTCTGCCAGTGGTGTCAGGGCAGCCCCCCACCTCCATGGCCCCGGGCACCTCTgctgtggcacagagcagggttCCACACACCAGCACAgggtccccccgtgtccccccatccccacggccTGCCCCAATTGGTGGCTCTGCAGTGCCCATGTTGCCGACCCCACAGCCCTCTCCAGGGActggctggggtgtcctgggacTTGGCCCCACTGCGGGCACCCCCCCGGGAGACCCGTCCCCAAGGGTCGGGCTGCGCCATGCTGGCTCAGGGGGGGATCCTGCTGAGACCCCCCAAATCCGGGGGGGAACCCTGGTGGGGGTGGGTGACGCCGGGCCCTGGGCAGCAACTGCTCAGCTGAGCTGGCAGCCGGGCAGCCTGGCCCCCCCCTCAGCCTCTGGGCCCCCTCGGCTGTCAGCTCTGTCCCAGCCTGCGTCTTCCCTGGAGCCGACCACCACTATTGGCGTCACCACCACTATCGGCGTCACCACCACCGCTgtcaccgccaccaccaccatcacagctgccactgccagcccagcactgctCAGGGACGTGGGGACAGTCACGCTGGAGCCTGGTGCTGCTGTATTGCAGAGTGATGTGACGGGGCTGACGTGGGGGTCCACCATGAAGCCAGGGCACCCCCAGCAGCCCACCAATCCCTCTGGGACCCTGGGCCATGGTGGGGGCCCCGggtcccctccagctgctgctgacacAGACCTGGTCCAGCCATCGAGCAGCCCCGGAGGGTGGCCGGATGCTGACACTCCCCAAGTGACACCGGCTGCAACAGGCAGGGCCCCCCAGGTGTTCATCGTGGAGGATCAGCCGCCCCTCCTGAGAG catccctcctccGCATCCCCTGCGAGCTGGTGCTGGACATGGGGTTCATCCCTGCCCTGCAGGACCCGGGCTCCCGCGAGCATCGGGATCTGCTGCACAGCTTCAACCGGACG GTCGCGCCCCTCTTCATGTCGGTGCCCGGGTTCCTGCGGCTGGAGGTGACGGGGATCCG GGAGGGCAGCGTGGTGCTGGAGTACGACGCGGTGCTGGCGGCGGAGcgggtgccggcggcggggctgggagcgcTGCTCGACGCCGCGCTGGGCTCCGGCCGGGCGGGGCTGGCGGTGGGCTCTGCCCCCGTCCTGCGCAACGTGGCTCGGG AGCGGCCGCTGGACCCCTGCGCCGCGCTCTTCGCCTGCCGGGCCGGCTTCGCCTGCGTGGCCGGGGCGGACGGGAACGCCACCTGCACCTCCCTCTGCCACCGCGGCTACTGCAAGAACCACGGCATCTGCGCCCACCCCCGCGACCGCGGGCCCCTCTGCCA GTGCCCCGTCGGCAGCGATTTCTGGTTCATGGGGCTGCGCTGCGACTACCGGGTGACGCAGCAGAGCCtgctgggggcggcggcgggggtcctgctcagcatcctcctcctggCCGCCGTCCTCGCCGCCGTCGCCATCCGCCGGTTCAAggcgctgctgctggaggccagggcCGACCAGACCCGCAGCAG CTACCGGCGGTTCTGCCGGCTGGACGACGTCTCGGCCCAGTACTGGTCGCGCTCCTGGTTGCCCTCGGCCAGCTCGCTGGACAACCCGGCTTTCAGCAACTCGGAGGAGCTGCTCCACTTGCAGATCTTGGACAACGGCTGCTGCAGCTGCCGGGAAGACTCGGGCATCACCGACAGCGCCAAGgagccccccgcaccccccgcccACCCCATGTGCCGGCCCAG TTTCCATTATGACTGGGACACAAGTTCCAGCAGCATGAACGATCCCATGGTGGACTCAGGAAAAGCCAGTGACATCTCAGTGTCGAGTTGGCCCATGGAGCCCATCCAGTGGacaccttttcctctcctccatcaGCTTTCCAGGCAGCGACCG CACAAAGCCAGGCGGCCGCGCTCGTACTGCGAGGGGATGGAGCTGGTCAACCTTGAGAGGAGCTGGACAGCCTGA